CCGGCACGCGTCTGCGAATCCAACGGGTGGCCCACCAGGTCATCCACGCGTTCGGCTGACACGAGCGCAAGTGACCAATGCCCCGGGCATTCGTGCCTTTGCGCCCTTCCCGGACGGCGAGACATGCGCGCAGCATGGATCCGTCCGGGCAAAGTCCTCCAGGAGGAGTTGGCAATGAAGTCGCTCATCGTCTGTGTTTCGAAATCGCACGGCAATACCCGCCGCGTGGCCGACCGGATGGCCGAGGTGCTCGGCGCCGAGGTCGTCGAACCCGAATCGGTCGACCCGGAGAAGCTTTGCGAATACGACCTCGTCGGATTCGGCTCCGGCATCTATTACATGACGGTGGACACGAGGCTGCGGGACTTGATCCGCCGCCTACCGCGCGTCAGCGGCGTTCGCGCGTTCACGTTCTTCACCAGCGGCGCCCGGGAAATCCCGCTGTTGGACTACAACAAACCGGTTCAAAAGCACCTCGAATCGAAGGGCTTTGAGGTAATCGGTTCGTTC
The nucleotide sequence above comes from Mycobacterium malmoense. Encoded proteins:
- a CDS encoding flavodoxin family protein, with the protein product MKSLIVCVSKSHGNTRRVADRMAEVLGAEVVEPESVDPEKLCEYDLVGFGSGIYYMTVDTRLRDLIRRLPRVSGVRAFTFFTSGAREIPLLDYNKPVQKHLESKGFEVIGSFSCRGFDTVGPFGFIGGINRGRPNDHDLDRAAKFAARLRDRAAGSHAAS